The genome window CATTTCACAGATCCCAGCAGCTTAATCGAGGGTGGCAATACCCCCGTGTCGCGCATGCGCCAGATCGATCGGGTGCTGATGCCGAGCGCTGCGGCGACTTCCTTACAGCTCCACAGTTCAGGGGTGACCAGTACGGGTTTGGTCATGGTCGTTTAACCTCTGCATTCTTGCCAGAACGGTATGTCCAGGACACGCGGAAAGGTTACTCGGTCACATATGGTGTCACTGCTTGTCACCGGGAGGAAGCGGATCGGTCAATAAAACCGCGGGTTTTAGGCAGGGTATGTCACTAAAGTGTCACACGGCCGCGAGAAAGTGACAGGGTACGGGAGTCAATTGATTTCGAGGTCATCATCATAATCTGACCCCCGTCCCGCGCTCCGATGCAGGCGTTCAAGAGCCTCTTTCTGCTTGTCAAGCCAATCGAGCGCTCTGTCCCTCGCAATCGGTCCAGGCGGTAGTTCTCCCCGCTCGATGGCGCGCGTCACTCGTTTGGCGGCCGTGTTGGGACGCACACGCAGCTGAGTCGCAAGCTTCTTCCCCAACTCGGCCCGCGTCACAGGGTCTTTCTCTGCGTCTACAGCATGCTCCATACTGGCTATTGGTGCAGTCTCTGCTCCAGGTCTTGGCAACAAGTCCCGGAGATACCGGTGGATTGGGAACCCCTTGGACCGTACCCATTGCAGGAATTCGGAGGGTTTCACAAGGACGTCACAAGTATCGGGATCAGGAAACCTTTGGAATTTTCCCGCAATCATAGCTTTTCGTGCGAAATCGTATTCGGGAGACGTCGTGACGGCGTAGTCCGTCATGGAAAGGGGGGCGCGTTGCCGGGCACGACAATCCTCGCAATAGGACTGATAGGTTTGGTGGGGAGGACACCTCACTTCTGCGCCCTCGGGAGATTCACGCCAGACGTCGCCGAAGGCAAGACGCACCGCCGTCGGAAGTAATACGAGGTCCCTTTCGTGCATACTGCTCGCCGGCCTCGAATCAGGACTTGGAATGCGCAAGAAGCTGATGCTGCCGTCGCGGTTAGGCCTAAGACATTCAACTGCTGGGGGGCTTGTCATGCGGTCAGGCAATAGGTCTGCGTATTCGTCGTGAATTGGGAACCACATTTTGACGCACCACTCGAGGAAATCTGAGAAACGCACGACGTGGCGGTCCCTACCGGCATTCTCCTTTTCAGCACGTTCTTCAGGACTCATTTGGTTTATTCTTCTCCAATAAGCCTCTATCTCGTCAAATCTGGCCGCGTTGCAGAATTCAAGTGCTTCTGCAGCCTCTCGGGTGGGTTCTGCCGGCAAGATACGTCCCGCTTGGATAAGTGCGTGATTCCAAATACCTTCCACGGGAATCTCAGAAGCCTTCATGTGCGCGGCAGAGTGTGTGAGAGTTGGCCCCTGATTTTGGTGCGCAGACGCATCCTTGAACCATCCTTCTGGAAACCCAAAGGTAAAATCACGTCTTGCCATTTTGCGCACATAGCGCAATGCTTCTTCTTCAGTCCTCGCGTGACTGGAGGCCCGGAATGAGTACATAGTCTGTAACGACACCGGAGCATGGGAAAACACTGTCTCGACACATTCCGAGATTGGCATCCGTTGCGTAAGCAGGGCGTTCCCTGGGTTGGGGCTTTTCGGTCCGATGTTTGGCTCGTCTGACGCGCTTACCTCCTTCTTCTTCCGTCTTGTCATTTCATCGCATCCCTTCAAATATGGTGCCTGATATGCGTGCCGTGGAAGTGAGTTCCGCTGTTTCAGCAAGGTCAGCCGCAGCTTCAACACAGCGTGCGAGAATTGTGGCAG of Candidatus Hydrogenedentota bacterium contains these proteins:
- a CDS encoding helix-turn-helix domain-containing protein, encoding MTKPVLVTPELWSCKEVAAALGISTRSIWRMRDTGVLPPSIKLLGSVKWSREAIMAWINQGCPDLRRLSPKNASLPGGLRYEGVKNS